Proteins encoded within one genomic window of Deinococcus metallilatus:
- a CDS encoding helix-turn-helix domain-containing protein, which translates to MAGRLNAVSPVPLLPRPHLLARLSAPVAVLAAPHGYGKSRLIETYQAQLTLRGQQVVALTCSPDDRRPFHLANRLTRAVMRVTGRRMFEGLASTYAAGDLYSAFGLAQAVAEDLLYAEVPFTLLIDGVDGEEAATFVAELAVRVAPLVQVIVSGYEPLAAYFPAEVTVLGREELEFTSQEAAALGVPDNPYDGWPAPTLILAGGQGQPDQYTQQLVGRLAPEDLGLLPAALLDVWHRQTGSQVCKALGLPRNYLRRFEELGFPLRPHGDGVAPPALLREAMLEELRRTDADSFRKSSERLATLIEATQPIRALELRSEIGDEEGALALARTRLSIWSRERHWSQVRAHLEPYFNRLTADEQLLLARAQDGLATHQEEVGRALKVAQHARHQGAREPEASFVVGEMLLRLGWLDQAVSVLGEAVRASPEGSAPRLRALGWLALCLVAQGRSGAALMELQTASGAAVGLPAEEIGVFYVARASACLRLGDVRAARDAARQAHMVYSYNLPLALSDLTVTFELLHLLIDLGDLREARLLLGQLPRVTVPVGRWYGASRALLQAHLAHRELRLGDGEEEALGQARRALEEARLGGYHTLEVQAGLRVCLLHVHRHEYPAALSLVGQLEALLPRDPWVEPTLSDLKAVLRACLSEMPPPPSQRPVALRESALVRALVHGGREGHEQVYGAAVVTTWRNWFPWRGGRLCGRVPDSGADGLPADPLPGWTSLEISPGGYGLPPVEERPLEHHTLEVRLLGTPLARLDGRVLELPPRALALLAYLCDGEVHSAGELMEALFSDSRRPRVYLSVALRGLRSSWQGVLGQARDPVVRVDGGYRLAPGVRARCDLRELPGATLRGVLGLYRGPLALEQPWMFVTPDELRQGILARLKQEADPREAQDMLSRLRAVDSGFPAWSSDHT; encoded by the coding sequence ATGGCTGGACGTCTGAATGCGGTGAGCCCGGTGCCGCTGTTGCCGCGGCCCCACCTTCTGGCACGATTGTCGGCGCCGGTCGCGGTTCTGGCGGCACCTCACGGCTACGGGAAAAGCCGACTGATCGAGACCTACCAGGCGCAGCTCACCCTGCGGGGTCAGCAGGTGGTGGCGCTGACCTGCTCGCCTGACGACCGGCGCCCCTTTCACCTCGCCAACCGCCTCACCCGCGCCGTCATGCGCGTGACGGGCCGCCGGATGTTCGAGGGGTTGGCCTCGACGTATGCTGCTGGGGACCTGTACAGCGCGTTCGGGCTCGCGCAGGCGGTGGCCGAGGACCTCCTGTACGCCGAGGTTCCCTTCACCCTGCTGATCGACGGCGTCGACGGCGAGGAGGCAGCCACCTTTGTCGCGGAACTGGCGGTGCGTGTCGCTCCCCTGGTCCAGGTGATCGTTTCGGGATACGAGCCGCTCGCCGCGTACTTTCCCGCGGAGGTCACGGTCCTGGGGCGGGAAGAGCTGGAGTTCACCTCGCAGGAGGCTGCGGCTCTGGGGGTGCCGGACAACCCGTATGACGGCTGGCCCGCACCGACCCTGATCCTGGCGGGGGGGCAGGGGCAGCCCGACCAGTACACCCAGCAACTGGTCGGACGCCTCGCCCCCGAGGACCTCGGGCTCCTGCCGGCGGCGCTGCTGGACGTCTGGCACCGTCAGACCGGCAGCCAAGTGTGCAAGGCGCTCGGTCTTCCCCGCAACTACCTCCGCCGCTTCGAGGAGCTGGGCTTCCCGCTCCGTCCTCACGGCGACGGCGTGGCTCCCCCGGCGCTGCTGCGTGAGGCGATGCTCGAGGAGCTGCGCCGGACAGATGCGGACAGCTTCCGCAAGTCCAGTGAGCGGCTGGCGACGCTCATCGAGGCGACCCAGCCGATCCGCGCCCTGGAACTGCGCAGTGAGATCGGGGATGAGGAGGGGGCATTGGCGCTGGCCCGCACCCGGCTTTCCATCTGGTCGCGTGAGCGCCACTGGTCACAGGTCCGGGCCCACCTGGAACCCTACTTCAATCGACTGACCGCCGACGAGCAGTTGCTGCTCGCCCGCGCACAAGACGGGCTGGCGACCCATCAGGAGGAGGTGGGCCGCGCCCTGAAGGTGGCTCAGCACGCCCGGCACCAGGGCGCCCGTGAACCGGAAGCAAGCTTCGTGGTGGGGGAGATGCTCCTGCGGCTCGGCTGGCTTGATCAGGCTGTGAGCGTCCTCGGCGAGGCGGTGAGGGCCTCACCGGAGGGGAGCGCGCCGCGCCTGCGCGCTCTGGGTTGGCTCGCGTTGTGTCTCGTGGCGCAGGGTCGCTCCGGCGCCGCGTTGATGGAGTTGCAGACCGCCTCAGGCGCCGCGGTGGGGCTGCCCGCCGAAGAGATCGGGGTCTTCTACGTTGCGAGGGCGAGTGCTTGCCTGCGTCTCGGTGACGTCCGGGCCGCACGGGACGCGGCGCGTCAGGCTCACATGGTCTACAGCTACAACCTGCCGCTGGCGTTGTCGGACCTGACGGTGACCTTTGAGCTGCTGCATCTCCTGATCGACCTCGGCGACCTCCGGGAAGCCCGCCTGCTGCTGGGGCAGTTGCCGCGTGTGACCGTCCCCGTCGGGCGCTGGTACGGTGCGAGCCGGGCGCTCTTGCAAGCACACCTGGCTCACCGCGAGCTGCGGCTGGGCGACGGTGAGGAAGAGGCGCTCGGGCAGGCCCGGCGTGCCCTGGAGGAAGCGCGCCTGGGGGGTTACCACACCCTGGAGGTGCAGGCCGGTCTCCGGGTGTGTCTGCTGCACGTGCACCGCCACGAATACCCGGCAGCGCTCTCGCTGGTCGGACAGCTCGAGGCGCTCTTGCCCCGTGACCCCTGGGTGGAGCCCACCCTGTCGGACCTCAAGGCGGTCTTGCGGGCCTGTCTGAGTGAGATGCCGCCGCCGCCCTCCCAGCGTCCCGTCGCGCTCCGTGAGAGTGCGCTGGTCCGGGCGCTGGTCCACGGTGGGCGCGAGGGCCACGAGCAGGTGTACGGTGCGGCCGTCGTGACCACCTGGCGGAACTGGTTTCCCTGGAGGGGCGGGCGCCTATGTGGACGGGTTCCGGACAGCGGGGCCGATGGCCTCCCGGCCGACCCTCTGCCCGGGTGGACCTCCCTGGAGATCTCCCCGGGTGGGTACGGCCTCCCCCCGGTCGAGGAGCGCCCGCTCGAGCATCACACCCTGGAGGTGCGCCTGCTGGGAACGCCACTGGCCCGGCTGGACGGCCGGGTGCTGGAACTGCCGCCCCGGGCGCTGGCCCTGCTGGCGTACCTGTGTGACGGCGAGGTCCACTCGGCGGGCGAGCTGATGGAGGCACTCTTCAGCGATTCCCGGCGACCCCGGGTGTACCTGTCCGTCGCGCTGAGAGGGCTGCGTTCGAGCTGGCAGGGCGTCCTCGGTCAGGCACGCGACCCGGTGGTCCGGGTGGATGGAGGCTACCGCCTGGCTCCTGGAGTGCGGGCCCGCTGCGACCTGCGCGAACTGCCTGGCGCCACCCTGCGTGGGGTGCTGGGCCTCTACCGGGGACCCCTGGCCCTGGAGCAACCCTGGATGTTCGTCACCCCGGACGAGCTTCGCCAAGGCATCCTGGCGCGCTTGAAGCAGGAGGCCGACCCGCGCGAGGCGCAGGACATGCTCTCGCGGCTGCGCGCCGTGGATTCCGGGTTTCCTGCCTGGAGCAGTGACCACACCTGA
- a CDS encoding C39 family peptidase: MRRRFLSLTLGALLTLALPARAVSQPALALQHLPVVYQGWNDCGPASIAMVLAYYDFTVPVQTISRATKPSPASYMQVEAIERFVSRYGLRSVQIRGSQIPC; the protein is encoded by the coding sequence ATGCGACGACGGTTTCTTTCCCTCACGCTGGGGGCGCTGCTTACCCTGGCCCTTCCCGCCCGGGCCGTCTCCCAGCCCGCCCTGGCCCTGCAGCACCTGCCCGTCGTGTATCAGGGCTGGAACGACTGCGGCCCGGCGAGCATCGCGATGGTGCTGGCGTATTACGACTTCACCGTCCCGGTGCAGACCATCAGCCGGGCCACCAAACCGTCCCCGGCCAGCTATATGCAGGTGGAGGCCATTGAGCGCTTTGTCAGCCGCTACGGCCTGCGGTCCGTGCAGATCCGGGGCAGCCAGATTCCTTGCTGA